The following is a genomic window from Pseudomonadota bacterium.
AGGAATGGAGCCAATTCCGATAGACCTGCCTTGTTCGATACACTTATCACTGCCCGCTTAATCTTCATATAACCCTCCTTTTAGAGTCCCAATTCTTCGTTGATTAAATAAACAGAGATGTCTGTTCCGCCCGGTTTTCTCTGCATAATCGATATAATCCTGCATATTCTCGCCTCAGATCTGCAATCATGACAGTGGCCTGTTTCTGCACATGGCAGCGAGAGATTCAGCCTTTTTGCATTCATTGGTGCAGCTACATTTTTAATCCTCTCAATTCCTGCATTCATGTCAGGCACTATTTTATTGTAACCTGCAATAATGATTACTTTTTTTGGTCCATATGCTGTGCTGTTGGTCCTGTTGCCAGAACCATCGATATTGATAATTTCACCTTTTTCTGTGATTGCATTGGCGCTTGAGAAAAAAAGATCGCATGTCAACTGCTGAAATCTGATCTCGCTGATCTCCTCCTTTGAAAGCCCTGGTTTCCAATGGTCAAGAAGCACAACATCCTCGTTTTTCAAGTGCTCAACAATACCCAAATCCCTTACGGTGAGGGAGCCGCCAAACCCTAT
Proteins encoded in this region:
- a CDS encoding lactate utilization protein codes for the protein MEIRKWHNEKTIQRAVKSLESNFFDAAFFPDRETLMDKVLSYVKPKMKIGFGGSLTVRDLGIVEHLKNEDVVLLDHWKPGLSKEEISEIRFQQLTCDLFFSSANAITEKGEIINIDGSGNRTNSTAYGPKKVIIIAGYNKIVPDMNAGIERIKNVAAPMNAKRLNLSLPCAETGHCHDCRSEARICRIISIMQRKPGGTDISVYLINEELGL